TTGTTTAGATGTAACTAATTCAACTTTATATTAAAAAACAGCAAAAATCGATGAGGTTGAGTCATTTTGTTAGAACCTCTACGAAATTACAGAAAAGTTGTTAAATTTTCAGAAGATTTCGTGTGTGACACAAAAAACTTTTTATTTCCCTATACCCGCCTTCGCATCCTCCTTCGTATGAAAAGAGCGGCGTTGTTTGGCCGCTCATACGAAAATTGCGTTTTAAATACTAATCGCTATCGCTAAATCCATCAAAGGAGGACTTCTTACGATTCTTAGCTGTATTAATCCTCTTCCATACGTTATCCGGGACTGCCACGCGGTTGTATTTACCGCAACAGGAACACCTTACCGCCGGATAGTGGTGGGTAAGAAATGCTCCTCTGTAATGTCTCAAAACAAGGTCTTTCGTGGTAACTTCCAAAACGGCACCGCAAGGTTCACTCTTATCATACTTATCATCTCTCTTGCATTTCACTTCGGCTTTCCAATCGAGCGGAACAAGCGGAACAGAGCCCTCTTTCTTTACCTTCACCATTGCAATTCCTCCTCTCCTTATTTCTTTGTTTAGGAACCAAAATACAAAACAATCTTAACACGGTATAGAGTTTTTTGCAATACATGGATATGGCCACACTTGCTTGACAAATTGCTGGCAATATTTAACATATAGTTCAGTACCTAAAACATAAGGAAAGGAGGTGGCCAATGGCACAAATAACGCTAGTTCAAGAGGCCAAACTTTGCAAGTTGATTAGAGAAATCGTGTCTTCCTTAAATGTCAGAAACGGTGTGGTGGGTCAGAATATGCCAGAAATAGAGGCGGAACTACATAGATTGCGTGTAAGTTATCATGCCTATGAGTTATCTGCTGCCGTCAATAAACTTATAAAACAAGGAGTTCTCACAATTGATTTTGCCACAGACGGTTCCACAACGACTAGATACGATAAATACTTTGTAACTCTTATGAGCAAAATATAAGAAATTACAACAGATAAATATCAAGTCCGACATTGTCGGACTTTTTTGTTAGAACCTCCAAGATTTCTGAAATCTAAATACTTTGGGCGTGGCGATAACGCTGAAAGTCCACTATTGTGCACTTTAGGAGAACAGGCTTGCCCCGTATCGAGCTTTGCTCTGGTGCTGGGGTTAGAACCTCTCTCCAAGCTCTAACAGAGCCATTTATGATTAATATTGTATCATCTTTTACCTAGTTTTAGGCGTCCAGATGACACTAAGACACGGTTTTGGAGCACTTTTTGCAAAACTAAGGTAAAATCCCATCCAATGTTAGAACCTCTGTAAGACAGTGCATTTCGGTATGCCACCTTCGGCAACGTACACAACGTGCATAACGTACACGAAACACTTTTTGCAAATCATTTACTTTTGTTGGATAATATGTTATCTTCTAAACAGCCCAGTCGTAAACCAGTGCCTTAACTTTGAAGGAGGCTAGAAAAATGCAGAAATTGGCGGGAATTTTGGAGTTCAGTGGAAGTTGGCTCAACAGGCCGTGGGCTCTTATCCAACAAGACGGATCCACGATTGACCTTTACCCACTCATCGATGAGATGCTCTTGAAGATGAACGGAAAGTCTGCTGAGCACGATCAAGGCCGCGAGTCGTATGGTCTCATGCTCAACGATTCTGCAGAAATGGTTGTCAAATATGAAAGCGACGGTGTTGCTGTACTCGAGAAACCCGGGGGTTTCGGCATGTCTAACATCGGAGCTTATCTACCAAGTGCGTTGACCTGGCTCTCTGGTCGAAAGGTCGAAATCGAATTCAATGACAATGGCTTCAAGATAGCTGCAGATCCGAGCGAGCAGGTCTTTGGCGTCAAATTCTTCGGCCGCGGCAATAGTTGTCGAATACCCGAGGGTGTTGAGGATTCGATTTGCAAGGTCGGCACTTCGGATTGCTGTATTTTCGCGGCAGCAGGCTCAGACGGCTTCACGTGCGAAAAGTTCAGCGGCAGCACGGCTGAAATGTTGCTCAATCGGCACTTCAAGGGCACTATGCGTGCTTCACGAGTTGGCAACTGTGCTCTCGTCGGTCGTGAGGAAGACGACACGCCGAAAGATCCCATGACTCCGTCGATGGATCTCGACACCAAACCAGGAGAAAAGGTGCTTTTCGATAAGCCCAACTCTGGCTATGAGCACGATAGCGCAACTGCCAGGAAGCATCTGAATATCGGTGATACATACACAGTCGAACGTGTCGAGGTCGCAGACTGGTCAAGCGAAGTGTTTCTCAAGGAAGTGCCGGACGTCGGCTTCAATACTACGCATTTCCAGAATGTCCACGAGGCGGCTGCTTCAACAACGTAGACAAACATGGCATCAACATAGTCCTGTCAGGAAAAACCTGACAGGACTTTTTATTTTTAAGGCTTCCACAACATGTTCGAACCGCTCCAAAAACCGAAAAACTCACTATTTATAATGTAAATCTGAGGCAATGATTCGTAAGTGAAATTCCCTGTATCTTGCTCACGCCAAAATAGCGTATGTTAGAACCCGCAAAAGTTGTGAAAAGAGAACGGTCTAAGCGTTGCCGAATCGATGAAGTTGAAATTCTGTGCGAGCGGCGAGAATCGAACTCGCATCCCCTGCTTGGAAGGCAGGTATTTTGCCACTAAACTACGCTCGCAAATATTTTTAAATTTCAAAACTGCGCTCTGTATTCACGGGATCCTCGCAAAACATAATCGCTCAAACTGCGTTTTCGCTTCTTGTTTTGCGGGAGAAAACTCTTATTCTGCCATTAAACTAATCCCGCTACCTGACAAACAATTTAAATCTTAATAAAAAATCCTTTGAAATACAAACCGCCCCGCAGTTGCGGGGCGGTTTCAATGACCAAAAGCCAAACTATAAAGGTCAGCTGAATGGCCAGGATGAATTATTGGTTTTCTCCTTCTGACGGCTGTTGGGCTCCTTCCTCGGCAGGATGAGTTTCCGCGTCGTGCTGTTCCAAGTTATCCACCTCGGTGTTGCATTTTGGACAATTCATAAATAAATATAAATGCGTTTAAACTGGCAATCTATAGAACACCGACCTTTGTCTATCTATTATACTACCTATGGCGAAAAAATCAAGGTTGTGTAAGGACTTGCCCAAAACAGCTAAGTTTTTGTAAAAAAGATTGAGCCCTCGGACTTCTGTCCGAGGGCTCACCGTTTGCCGGGGTGTTTGTGTTCATTGCAACCGAAAACCTTGCTGGGCCAACCGATTTTTTATTACCTCCATCATGATAACCCAGCCTAGCCTTTGGGCTTTTGTGAACGAACCTTGGGAGAGTCCCACCAGCTCGTAGTCGCCGTCCCGAATGGCGATGACCGGCGCCCCGCTGTCGCCGGGGTTGAGGCCATTTGAGACCATGAAGGCATTCCGGGCGACAGAGTTCACCAGGGAGACGGCCTGTGGCGCCCTCAGCGAACTCACGATTCCCTCACGGACGTTGACCCCGAAATTCATGGGGTTTCCGATGAGATAGACGAAATTCCCCACTTGGAGGTCGTCACTGTTCCCGATGCGATACGGGAAAGACTTCAGGCGGAGCTCCGCGGGAATGCGGAAAAGGGCCACGTCCACGTTCTTATCGGCCACCAGCCGCTCGAGCGCATAACTCCGGCCCCCGTGCTCCAGGTAGGTCCGCTCGTCCACTTTCGTGGCCCGCAACGCCACCTCGCCTAATGGCGTGGTGATGGCCGCGTTCTCGACGGAAACGACATGCTCCACCGTCAGCAGATACTTCCCGAATAGCGCAATGCCTGTTCCCCTCAGGCTCCGATTCAGGACTTTCCCTTCCTCCCCCCGGAACTTCACCTCTGTGCGGAGAGAATACAGGGACTCGATGATCCGGGTCAGGTTCATACGCCGCGGATTGACCAGGAAGGTATTGTAGTCATACTGCCCGTCGTGCATGAAGAGCAACGGCGGGGACGAGGTCGGTGTGGTTGTACTCCGGGCGCCTGTGCACCCCGAAATCACCAATAGAGACGCCAAAACAACCGAAAACCGTTTGTTCATGTTCTTTCTCCCCTTTTTCAAGGAACGGAGGACATCCGTTCGGATTGTGAGATTTGATTCTTTGCTCGCCCCTTAACAACCTTTAGGTCTGCTTGGGGTAAACAAAAATCCGGCGCCAACTCAAATTCCCTAGCCCAGGAATAGAGTCGACGCCGGATTTTCCGGTTTGCCCTTTTCTTTTTAGCTTACGTTTCCATTATACTCCTCCCACAGAAAAAGTCAATAGCGTCTTATGTATAGTCGGGGTGCCGAGAATTGAACTCGGTCTACCTGCTCCCAAAGCAGGTGTACTGCCGGTATACTACACCCCGATGAATTTTACTGGATATGTTTCACGTTTTACATTTATAAAAGAGGTTAAAGTCCTATGTCATTTGTAATCCTAATTTTAACCCTTTTAGCCCCAAAATCAAGAAAGACGGCCACGATATTAACTTGCCATTCAATATCATCGTCTATATTTTTTTCTATTAAATATGTCTGGATAGCTCGGGAAAGTCTTTTTAACTTCCAGGGGTGAACATTATCTTCAGGTTCATATTCTTCCCAATCCCGAACCGAGTTCGGAATGGTTTCATGTGAAACAGTCTTAACTTCAAAAAAATGAATAATAGAACCTTTTTGGGCTACAATATCTATTTCTCCCCATTTTCTTAAATAATTTCTATCTAAAATCTTAAATCCGTGTTTCACAAGATGTTTCACACAATATTTTTCTCCAACATCTCCGATTTTTCTTTTTTCAGATGGCATTTTGTTTCACGTTTTACATTTTTACTTAGTTTTCTCTAGCGCGATTTATTTATTATTTGCTCGCGCAAATACATTGTCAAGAAAAGGATGCTTTGTTTCACGTTTTACACTATTGGACATTATAATAATATCAGACACATCAGTTTTAAATTATGTCCGTTATATATTTATGCAAATAAAAAATGTAAAACGTGAAACAAATTTTGTTTTTAACAAGATATGTAAGTTACGAATGTGGACCTGAGGGAAATCGAATCCCTGTCTCCGCAATGCGAATGCGGTGTATTACCACTATACTACAGGCCCAAAAATCTCGAAGAAAAACGGATTTCTATGAGATGGACAAAATTAACTCTAACAAATTTTTGGATAAAATAAAAT
The genomic region above belongs to Candidatus Niyogibacteria bacterium and contains:
- a CDS encoding trypsin-like peptidase domain-containing protein: MNKRFSVVLASLLVISGCTGARSTTTPTSSPPLLFMHDGQYDYNTFLVNPRRMNLTRIIESLYSLRTEVKFRGEEGKVLNRSLRGTGIALFGKYLLTVEHVVSVENAAITTPLGEVALRATKVDERTYLEHGGRSYALERLVADKNVDVALFRIPAELRLKSFPYRIGNSDDLQVGNFVYLIGNPMNFGVNVREGIVSSLRAPQAVSLVNSVARNAFMVSNGLNPGDSGAPVIAIRDGDYELVGLSQGSFTKAQRLGWVIMMEVIKNRLAQQGFRLQ
- a CDS encoding YraN family protein, whose amino-acid sequence is MPSEKRKIGDVGEKYCVKHLVKHGFKILDRNYLRKWGEIDIVAQKGSIIHFFEVKTVSHETIPNSVRDWEEYEPEDNVHPWKLKRLSRAIQTYLIEKNIDDDIEWQVNIVAVFLDFGAKRVKIRITNDIGL